One window of Etheostoma spectabile isolate EspeVRDwgs_2016 chromosome 6, UIUC_Espe_1.0, whole genome shotgun sequence genomic DNA carries:
- the LOC116690599 gene encoding mucin-2 isoform X2: MSLALLLLLISSAQATHFYGTVMTYYPKNTDANGSVKVVLRYKLGFHTCSGQTWTCHSGDCGNQTVLTKTVDQESSGPWCQTEGIMTRQVPSNAPFQLLLSSGDWINNVQSILSWSAVTLVELRNRSDIGRANTSPQTTILPLLIVPSNCQREFNLLAFDPDGDEVRCRYGDVTLSECATCTPPTVLNLSSSCTLSFSPTLSSNEGAYVVQLVMEDFPRQTLTLTQTNGSQTTVTTNTAISKIPLQFAVRVGPAAPSCTEGLYLPLFLSPTPANRAQLYTRVNQVLQINISVVAANVSTFQLLVSGPYNVIRNTSETGQYTLKWTPSENKDGESHPICFVVQAVSNSVRYHSELRCVIVNVGNDPTSPSPTSTTTPSTTNFSTTTPLTTPNITTPNITTTPSTTNLSTTTPLTTPNITTTPSTTNFSTTTPLTTPNITTTPSTTNLFNNYTIDHAKHYNHPIYNQLSTTTPLTTPNITTTPSTTNFSTTTPLTTPNITTPKITTTQSTTNFSTTTPVTIPATNTTTNTPTITPQQNSPPPATTPVTSVSNHIVILRLKVSSPSPLSEVFIRSTVLQQIKDELVNRGLPSNTIVRLVSTG; encoded by the exons ATGTCTCTCGCTCTGTTGCTGCTGCTCATCAGCAGCGCCCAGGCTACTCATTTTTATGGAACAGTGATGACGTACTACCCAAAAAACACTGATGCTAATGGATCCGTCAAG GTGGTCCTTCGCTATAAGCTCGGCTTCCACACTTGCAGCGGTCAGACGTGGACCTGCCACAGCGGGGACTGTGGGAACCAGACTGTCCTGACCAAGACAGTGGACCAGGAGAGCAGTGGACCCTGGTGTCAGACAGAGGGAATCATGACTCGCCAGGTTCCCAGCAACGCTCCCTTTCAGCTGTT GTTGTCTAGTGGTGACTGGATAAATAACGTACAGAGCATTTTGTCGTGGAGTGCTGTGACCCTGGTGGAACTAAGGAACCGGTCAGACATCGGCCGAGCCAACACGTCCCCCCAGACCACCATCCTGCCCCTTCTGAT AGTTCCTTCAAACTGTCAGAGAGAGTTCAACCTGTTGGCGTTCGACCCGGACGGAGATGAGGTTAGATGCAGATATGGAGATGTAACTCTGTCTGAGTGTGCTACCTGCACACCGCCGACTGTTCTCAATCTCTCATCA TCCTGTACTCTGTCCTTCAGCCCCACCCTGAGCAGTAATGAGGGTGCGTACGTCGTACAGCTGGTGATGGAGGACTTTCCCCGGCAGACTCTCACGCTGACGCAAACCAACGGGTCGCAGACGACCGTAACTACCAACACTGCTATCAGCAAAATACCTCTTCAGTTTGCTGTACGGG TGGGCCCTGCAGCGCCGTCTTGCACAGAGGGACTCTATCTGCCCCTGTTCCTGTCTCCAACCCCGGCCAACAGAGCTCAGCTGTACACCCGTGTCAATCAGGTCCTGCAAATCAACATCAGTGTAGTAGCAGCCAATGTCTCCAC GTTTCAGCTCCTGGTCAGTGGGCCCTACAACGTCATCCGGAATACATCGGAAACAGGACAGTACACTTTGAAATGGACGCCGTCTGAAAACAAAGATGGAGAAAGCCACCCCATCTGTTTTGTCGTACAGGCAGTTTCCAA TTCGGTGAGATATCACTCCGAGCTCCGATGTGTCATTGTGAATGTTGGAAACG ACCCAACATCCCCAAGCCCAACATCAACCACCACCCCATCTACAACCAACTTTTCAACAACTACACCATTGACCACTCCAAACATCACTACGCCAAACATAACAACCACCCCATCTACAACCAACCTTTCAACAACTACACCATTGACCACGCCAAACATTACAACCACCCCATCTACAACCAACTTTTCAACAACTACACCATTGACGACGCCAAACATAACAACCACCCCATCTACAACCAACCTTTTCAACAACTACACCATTGACCACGCCAAACATTACAACCACCCCATCTACAACCAACTTTCAACAACTACACCATTGACCACGCCAAACATTACAACCACCCCATCTACAACCAACTTTTCAACAACTACACCATTGACCACGCCAAACATCACTACGCCAAAGATAACAACCACCCAGTCTACAACCAACTTTTCAACAACTACACCAGTTACCATCCCTGCCACAAATACAACAACCAATACCCCAACAATTACGCCACAACAAAACAGTCCGCCACCAGCTACTACACCAGTAACCAGCGTCTCAAACCATA TTGTTATTTTGAGACTGAAGGTTTCCTCGCCATCTCCACTGTCTGAAGTCTTCATCAGGAGTACCGTATTGCAACAG aTTAAAGATGAACTGGTGAATCGAGGGTTGCCGTCAAACACGATTGTACGCCTTGTGAGTACTGGGTAG
- the LOC116690599 gene encoding mucin-2 isoform X1: MSLALLLLLISSAQATHFYGTVMTYYPKNTDANGSVKVVLRYKLGFHTCSGQTWTCHSGDCGNQTVLTKTVDQESSGPWCQTEGIMTRQVPSNAPFQLLLSSGDWINNVQSILSWSAVTLVELRNRSDIGRANTSPQTTILPLLIVPSNCQREFNLLAFDPDGDEVRCRYGDVTLSECATCTPPTVLNLSSSCTLSFSPTLSSNEGAYVVQLVMEDFPRQTLTLTQTNGSQTTVTTNTAISKIPLQFAVRVGPAAPSCTEGLYLPLFLSPTPANRAQLYTRVNQVLQINISVVAANVSTFQLLVSGPYNVIRNTSETGQYTLKWTPSENKDGESHPICFVVQAVSNNSVRYHSELRCVIVNVGNDPTSPSPTSTTTPSTTNFSTTTPLTTPNITTPNITTTPSTTNLSTTTPLTTPNITTTPSTTNFSTTTPLTTPNITTTPSTTNLFNNYTIDHAKHYNHPIYNQLSTTTPLTTPNITTTPSTTNFSTTTPLTTPNITTPKITTTQSTTNFSTTTPVTIPATNTTTNTPTITPQQNSPPPATTPVTSVSNHIVILRLKVSSPSPLSEVFIRSTVLQQIKDELVNRGLPSNTIVRLVSTG; the protein is encoded by the exons ATGTCTCTCGCTCTGTTGCTGCTGCTCATCAGCAGCGCCCAGGCTACTCATTTTTATGGAACAGTGATGACGTACTACCCAAAAAACACTGATGCTAATGGATCCGTCAAG GTGGTCCTTCGCTATAAGCTCGGCTTCCACACTTGCAGCGGTCAGACGTGGACCTGCCACAGCGGGGACTGTGGGAACCAGACTGTCCTGACCAAGACAGTGGACCAGGAGAGCAGTGGACCCTGGTGTCAGACAGAGGGAATCATGACTCGCCAGGTTCCCAGCAACGCTCCCTTTCAGCTGTT GTTGTCTAGTGGTGACTGGATAAATAACGTACAGAGCATTTTGTCGTGGAGTGCTGTGACCCTGGTGGAACTAAGGAACCGGTCAGACATCGGCCGAGCCAACACGTCCCCCCAGACCACCATCCTGCCCCTTCTGAT AGTTCCTTCAAACTGTCAGAGAGAGTTCAACCTGTTGGCGTTCGACCCGGACGGAGATGAGGTTAGATGCAGATATGGAGATGTAACTCTGTCTGAGTGTGCTACCTGCACACCGCCGACTGTTCTCAATCTCTCATCA TCCTGTACTCTGTCCTTCAGCCCCACCCTGAGCAGTAATGAGGGTGCGTACGTCGTACAGCTGGTGATGGAGGACTTTCCCCGGCAGACTCTCACGCTGACGCAAACCAACGGGTCGCAGACGACCGTAACTACCAACACTGCTATCAGCAAAATACCTCTTCAGTTTGCTGTACGGG TGGGCCCTGCAGCGCCGTCTTGCACAGAGGGACTCTATCTGCCCCTGTTCCTGTCTCCAACCCCGGCCAACAGAGCTCAGCTGTACACCCGTGTCAATCAGGTCCTGCAAATCAACATCAGTGTAGTAGCAGCCAATGTCTCCAC GTTTCAGCTCCTGGTCAGTGGGCCCTACAACGTCATCCGGAATACATCGGAAACAGGACAGTACACTTTGAAATGGACGCCGTCTGAAAACAAAGATGGAGAAAGCCACCCCATCTGTTTTGTCGTACAGGCAGTTTCCAA TAATTCGGTGAGATATCACTCCGAGCTCCGATGTGTCATTGTGAATGTTGGAAACG ACCCAACATCCCCAAGCCCAACATCAACCACCACCCCATCTACAACCAACTTTTCAACAACTACACCATTGACCACTCCAAACATCACTACGCCAAACATAACAACCACCCCATCTACAACCAACCTTTCAACAACTACACCATTGACCACGCCAAACATTACAACCACCCCATCTACAACCAACTTTTCAACAACTACACCATTGACGACGCCAAACATAACAACCACCCCATCTACAACCAACCTTTTCAACAACTACACCATTGACCACGCCAAACATTACAACCACCCCATCTACAACCAACTTTCAACAACTACACCATTGACCACGCCAAACATTACAACCACCCCATCTACAACCAACTTTTCAACAACTACACCATTGACCACGCCAAACATCACTACGCCAAAGATAACAACCACCCAGTCTACAACCAACTTTTCAACAACTACACCAGTTACCATCCCTGCCACAAATACAACAACCAATACCCCAACAATTACGCCACAACAAAACAGTCCGCCACCAGCTACTACACCAGTAACCAGCGTCTCAAACCATA TTGTTATTTTGAGACTGAAGGTTTCCTCGCCATCTCCACTGTCTGAAGTCTTCATCAGGAGTACCGTATTGCAACAG aTTAAAGATGAACTGGTGAATCGAGGGTTGCCGTCAAACACGATTGTACGCCTTGTGAGTACTGGGTAG